Proteins co-encoded in one Aethina tumida isolate Nest 87 chromosome 7, icAetTumi1.1, whole genome shotgun sequence genomic window:
- the LOC126266187 gene encoding glutathione S-transferase-like — translation MTHKNMTPALKITYFDITGLAEPARWLLSYGKIDFEDHRITHEEWPALKNQTPFGQLPLLECNGKTVSQSVAITRYVAKLVGLTGKNDWEDLEIDSVVDTINELKLKFQPYGIEKDEEKKQKLKEIFLNESVPFYLSRLDERVKNNEGYLVGGHLTWADVYISSIIFAFKRYLDKDLLEDFPTLKKLQEKIIANKNIQDYLITHPLP, via the exons ATGACTCATAAAAACATGACACCAGCATTAAAGATTACGTATTTTGACATCACGGGGTTGGCAGAACCAGCACGTTGGCTACTGAGTTAtggtaaaattgattttgaagATCATCGTATTACACATGAAGAGTGGCCGGCGTTGAAAAATC AAACTCCATTCGGACAACTTCCATTATTGGAGTGTAATGGAAAAACCGTATCTCAAAGTGTGGCTATCACCAGATATGTTGCGAAATTAGTTGGTTTAACTGGAAAGAACGATTGGGAAGATCTGGAAATCGACTCTGTTGTAGACACCATAAACGAACTTAAACTaa AATTTCAACCTTATGGTATAGAGAAAGACGaagagaaaaaacaaaaacttaaagaaatatttctaaatgaaAGCGTACCTTTTTATTTGTCACGTTTAGATGAAAgggttaaaaataatgaaggtTACCTTGTGGGAGGACAT CTTACGTGGGCTGATGTTTACATATCTAGTATTATTTTTGCTTTCAAGCGATATCTAGATAAAGATCTACTTGAAGACTTCCCTACTTTGAAGAAACTtcaggaaaaaataattgcaaacaaaaatattcaggaTTATTTGATCACGCATCCATTACCTTAA
- the LOC109608898 gene encoding glutathione S-transferase, with protein sequence MAPSYKLTYFDLPALGEPIRWLFTYGGIEFEDNRITHADWPALKPNTPFGQVPVLEHNGKKICQSVAISRYVAKLVGLTGKDDWENLEIDSIVDTFNDFKEKGLIWAFREKDEAKKQALKDEFINTHMPYYLGRFEEQIKKNNGYFVGGHLTWADVFIASLSAIWAKFMALDIYANYPNLKKNKDLVMANKNIQAYLAKHPLA encoded by the exons atggCCCCATCCTACAAATTGACATATTTTGATCTCCCAGCTTTGGGTGAACCAATCCGTTGGTTATTCACTTATGGAGGAATAGAATTCGAGGATAATCGTATTACACATGCAGATTGGCCAGCTCTTAAACCAA acaCACCGTTTGGACAAGTACCAGTATTAGAACACAATGGAAAGAAAATTTGTCAAAGTGTCGCAATCAGTAGATACGTAGCTAAACTAGTTGGTCTTACAGGAAAAGATGACTgggaaaatttggaaattgatTCTATAGTTGACacctttaatgattttaaagaaA aggGACTGATCTGGGCTTTCCGTGAAAAGGATGAAGCGAAAAAGCAAGCACTAAAAGACGAATTCATTAACACCCACATGCCTTATTACTTGGGACGTTTTGAAGAACAGATTAAGAAAAACAATGGTTACTTTGTAGGAGGACAT ctTACTTGGGCAGATGTATTCATCGCGAGTTTATCCGCTATTTGGGCCAAATTCATGGCACTTGACATATACGCAAATTATCCCAACTTGAAGAAAAACAAGGATCTTGTCATGGCCAATAAGAACATCCAGGCTTATCTTGCCAAACATCCATTAGcctaa
- the LOC109608899 gene encoding glutathione S-transferase-like — protein MATYKLSYFDVPGVAEPIRFLFHYGGIQFEDNRINKLNWSDLKQTFPFGQVPVLEHNGKVINQSRAISRYVAKLVNLTGNDDWENLEIDSIVDTFEDLRDHFRKYTFETNPEKKMELKKKLDDEILPFYLTRIEEQIKNNGGFLVGGHLTWADLFVVAHIDSFIQKYEQDVTIGRPNLKKLKEHVLSLDNIKEYISQRPKF, from the exons ATGGCCACCTACAAACTGAGCTATTTCGACGTCCCGGGAGTAGCAGAGCCTATTCGTTTTTTGTTTCACTATGGAGGAATTCAATTTGAAGACAATCgtataaacaaattgaacTGGTCAGAtcttaaacaaa CGTTTCCGTTTGGACAGGTTCCAGTCCTCGAACACAAcggaaaagtaataaatcaaAGTCGGGCGATTTCTAGATATGTTGcaaaactagtaaatttaacgGGAAATGACGATTGGGAAAATCTCGAAATTGATTCTATTGTCGATACGTTTGAGGATTTGAGAGATC atttTAGAAAGTACACCTTTGAGACCAATCCCGAAAAAAAGATGGAACTCAAGAAGAAGCTGGATGATGaaattttacctttttatttgaCCCGCATAGAAGAACAGATTAAAAACAATGGTGGTTTTTTGGTGGGAGGTCAT ttgacATGGGCAGATCTGTTTGTTGTTGCCCATATAGATAGTTTCATCCAAAAGTATGAACAAGATGTCACTATAGGTAgaccaaatttgaaaaaattgaaggaACATGTTTTATCATTAGacaatataaaagaatatatttcacaacgaccaaaattttaa